Proteins encoded in a region of the Phacochoerus africanus isolate WHEZ1 chromosome 8, ROS_Pafr_v1, whole genome shotgun sequence genome:
- the FFAR1 gene encoding free fatty acid receptor 1 — translation MDLPPQLSFALYVAAFALGFPLNGLAIAGAVSQARLRLTPSLVYALHLGCSDLLLATSLPLKAAEVLAGGAWPLPAGLCPILALAHFAPLYTGGSFLAALSVGRYLGAAFPLGYQAARRPRYSWGVCVAIWALVLCHLGLVFGLEAPGGWLDNTTSSLGINTPVNGSPVCLEAWDPASVGPARLSLSLLFFFLPLIITAFCYVGCLRALARSGLSHRRKLRAAWVAGGALLTLLLCLGPYNASNVAGFLNPNLGGYWRKLGLITGAWSVVLNPLVTGYLGGGTGRGTTCVARTKGGPSQK, via the coding sequence ATGGACCTGCCCCCGCAGCTCTCCTTCGCCCTCTACGTGGCCGCCTTCGCGCTGGGCTTCCCCCTCAACGGCCTGGCCATCGCAGGCGCCGTGTCCCAGGCCCGGCTGCGCCTCACCCCCAGCCTCGTCTACGCCCTCCACCTGGGCTGCTCTGACCTCCTGCTGGCCACCTCTCTGCCGCTAAAGGCGGCGGAGGTCCTGGCGGGGGGAGCCTGGCCCCTGCCGGCCGGGCTCTGTCCCATCTTGGCTCTGGCCCACTTTGCCCCCCTCTACACAGGTGGGAGCTTCCTGGCTGCCCTGAGTGTCGGCCGCTACCTAGGAGCCGCCTTCCCCTTGGGCTACCAGGCTGCCCGGAGGCCACGCTATTcctggggggtgtgtgtggccaTATGGGCCCTTGTCCTCTGTCACCTGGGGCTGGTTTTTGGGTTGGAGGCTCCTGGAGGCTGGCTGGACAATACTACCAGCTCCCTGGGCATCAACACGCCAGTCAATGGCTCTCCAGTCTGCCTGGAGGCCTGGGACCCGGCCTCTGTGGGTCCCGCTCGCCTAAGCCTCTCTCTCCTGttcttctttctgcctctgaTCATCACGGCCTTCTGCTACGTGGGCTGCCTCCGAGCACTGGCCCGCTCAGGCTTGAGCCACAGACGGAAGCTAAGGGCGGCCTGGGTGGCTGGTGGGGCTCTGCTCACGCTGCTGCTCTGCCTAGGACCCTACAATGCCTCCAATGTGGCTGGCTTCCTGAACCCCAACCTGGGAGGCTACTGGCGGAAACTGGGGCTCATCACAGGTGCTTGGAGCGTGGTGCTCAACCCACTGGTGACCGGCTACCTGGGAGGGGGCACTGGCCGGGGGACAACATGTGTGGCCAGAACAAAAGGGGGCCCATCCCAGAAGTAG
- the LOC125134177 gene encoding free fatty acid receptor 3-like yields MREGGCEDAPCSRWGRGWCKIPTRTAISVSFSPVATAMGTSFFPGHYWLYFSVYLLTFLMGLPLNLGALVIFVGKLRRRPVAVDVLLLNLTLSDLLLLLFLPFRMAEAASGMHWPLPFIFCPVSGFLFFTTVYLTSLFLTAVSIERFLSVAYPLWYKTRPRPGQAGLVSVVCWLLAAAHCSVVYIIEFSGDSSNSQDANGTCYLEFREDQLALLLPVRLEMAVVLFGVPLLITSYCYSRLVCILSRGASYHRRKRVAGLVAATLLNFLVCFGPYNVSHVVGYIQGKSPEWRPYVLLLSTLNSCVDPLIYYFSSSGFQADCQGLLGRLTGAWGFWRQEGSGKLKKSEVEGPPQELSNIDTR; encoded by the coding sequence ATGAGGGAGGGGGGCTGTGAGGATGCTCCCTGCAGCAGGTGGGGAAGAGGATGGTGCAAGATCCCCACCCGGACCgccatctctgtctctttctcaccAGTGGCCACGGCCATGGGCACAAGCTTCTTCCCCGGCCATTACTGGCTCTACTTCTCTGTGTACCTCTTGACGTTCCTCATGGGGCTGCCCCTCAACCTGGGGGCCCTGGTGATCTTCGTGGGCAAGCTGCGCCGCCGCCCGGTGGCCGTGGATGTGCTCCTGCTGAACCTGACCCTGTCGGACCTGCTCCTGTTGCTGTTCCTGCCCTTCCGCATGGCGGAGGCGGCCAGTGGCATGCACTGGCCCTTGCCCTTCATCTTCTGCCCCGTCTCCGGATTCCTCTTCTTCACCACCGTCTATCTCACGTCCCTCTTCCTGACAGCTGTGAGCATTGAGCGCTTCCTAAGTGTGGCCTACCCACTCTGGTACAAGACCCGGCCGAGGCCGGGACAGGCTGGCCTGGTCAGCGTGGTCTGCTGGCTCCTGGCCGCCGCTCACTGCAGCGTGGTCTACATCATCGAGTTCTCGGGGGACTCCTCCAACAGCCAGGATGCCAACGGGACCTGCTACCTGGAGTTTCGGGAGGATCAGCTGGCTCTTCTCCTGCCTGTCCGGCTGGAGATGGCTGTGGTCCTTTTCGGGGTGCCCCTGCTCATCACCAGCTACTGCTACAGCCGCCTGGTGTGCATACTCAGCAGGGGAGCCAGCTACCACCGGCGGAAGAGGGTGGCAGGGCTTGTGGCAGCCACGCTGCTCAACTTCCTCGTCTGCTTTGGGCCCTACAACGTGTCCCACGTCGTGGGCTACATCCAGGGCAAGAGCCCCGAGTGGAGACCTTATGTGTTGCTCCTCAGCACCCTGAATTCCTGCGTCGACCCCCTCATCTACTACTTCTCATCCTCGGGGTTCCAAGCTGACTGccaggggctgctggggaggCTGACGGGGGCCTGGGGCTTTTGGCGGCAGGAAGGCAGCGGGAAACTGAAGAAGAGTGAAGTGGAGGGGCCGCCGCAGGAGCTGTCCAATATAGACACCAGGTAG